A DNA window from Thermococcus sp. 4557 contains the following coding sequences:
- a CDS encoding ABC transporter permease, which yields MGREEYKSNILDKLSDKLVEGFGSFISLFKKDWKKKNRSKMEEWKLMLYALNRSPPGLIGLALVLMFVLLGIFGPSLATWNYRFFPTNYNMSTYLAPPGSTYFLNVTELQGDNIIQYTTNIHYTLGADNFGRDLVSLILYGARVSLVISIVVIVLGVPLGIILGLVAGYYGGKVDELVMRITDVFLAFPALILAMAFSAVLPQRLQNFISSHESVQSFVLWLFALEPQDAGNLGKLLAVILAMIIVWWPAYARITRGSTLTERESLYVEAARAIGLSSRTIMFRHILPNIIGPILVYITLDFGGVILMEAGLSFLGLGATPPIADWGRIVYDGSQYFPEHWWLVTFSGLMIMLVALGWNLLGDTMRDILDPKTRRSIEFKVKKAKKEGESNA from the coding sequence ATGGGCAGGGAAGAGTACAAATCAAACATTCTTGACAAGCTCTCCGACAAGCTCGTCGAGGGATTTGGAAGCTTCATAAGCCTGTTCAAGAAGGACTGGAAGAAGAAAAACCGCTCCAAGATGGAAGAATGGAAGCTCATGCTCTACGCCCTCAACCGCTCCCCGCCGGGCCTCATAGGACTGGCGCTCGTGCTGATGTTCGTGCTCCTCGGCATATTCGGCCCCAGCCTCGCCACGTGGAACTACAGGTTCTTCCCGACCAACTACAACATGAGCACCTACCTCGCCCCGCCTGGCTCGACATACTTCCTGAACGTTACCGAGCTCCAGGGGGACAACATCATCCAGTACACCACGAACATCCACTACACGCTAGGTGCGGACAACTTCGGTAGGGACCTCGTCAGCCTCATCCTCTACGGAGCCAGGGTCTCCCTGGTGATATCGATAGTCGTCATAGTCCTCGGTGTGCCCCTGGGCATCATCCTGGGCCTCGTCGCAGGATACTACGGCGGCAAGGTTGACGAGCTCGTCATGCGCATCACCGATGTGTTCCTGGCCTTCCCGGCGCTCATCCTCGCCATGGCCTTCTCCGCCGTGCTCCCGCAGAGGCTTCAGAATTTCATCTCCTCCCATGAGTCCGTCCAGAGCTTCGTGCTGTGGCTCTTCGCGCTCGAACCCCAGGACGCCGGCAACCTCGGAAAGCTCCTCGCCGTCATACTCGCCATGATCATAGTCTGGTGGCCAGCCTACGCCAGGATAACACGCGGTTCGACCCTCACCGAGAGGGAGAGCCTCTACGTTGAAGCCGCCCGCGCCATAGGCCTCAGCTCCAGAACGATAATGTTCAGGCACATTCTCCCCAACATTATCGGCCCGATACTGGTCTACATAACCCTCGACTTCGGAGGCGTCATCCTCATGGAGGCCGGCCTGAGCTTCCTCGGCCTCGGTGCAACGCCGCCGATAGCCGACTGGGGTAGGATAGTCTACGACGGCTCCCAGTACTTCCCGGAGCACTGGTGGCTCGTTACGTTTTCGGGCTTAATGATCATGCTCGTGGCCCTCGGATGGAACCTCCTCGGTGACACGATGAGGGACATCCTCGACCCGAAGACGAGGAGGAGCATAGAGTTCAAGGTTAAGAAGGCCAAGAAGGAGGGTGAGAGCAATGCCTGA
- a CDS encoding ZIP family metal transporter: MLENFVANLAEWILSISNGEIMWVAFYAGLFVALMTSLGAMVAIFAKSLPEGGVDFALSFAAGVMIVASFTSLILPAIEETGSFSPAGIGIALGVLLIYAIDRFLPHEHLVKGYEGPKSMKDKLRKVWLLVIAVIIHNLPEGLAVGTSLVYNLEVGLVTTIAIGIQDFPEGTVVSLPLATIQKKRLGPIAMGVLSGFAEMAMVLLGAYFFTLFAWLLPYGLGLAGGAMLYVTVKEMIPEIYRGENSDTLITLGFFLGFYVMLFLDSMLG, encoded by the coding sequence GTGTTAGAGAACTTCGTGGCCAATCTCGCGGAGTGGATACTGAGCATCTCGAACGGCGAAATCATGTGGGTTGCCTTCTACGCCGGACTTTTCGTCGCACTCATGACTTCCCTCGGTGCCATGGTGGCGATATTCGCCAAGAGCCTCCCCGAGGGGGGCGTTGACTTCGCCCTCAGCTTCGCCGCCGGTGTGATGATAGTGGCGAGCTTTACTTCACTCATCTTGCCCGCAATAGAGGAAACCGGCTCCTTTTCACCTGCCGGAATCGGAATAGCCCTTGGGGTGCTGCTCATCTACGCTATAGACCGCTTTCTCCCCCACGAACACCTCGTCAAGGGCTATGAGGGTCCCAAATCCATGAAGGACAAGCTGAGGAAGGTCTGGCTTCTCGTCATAGCGGTGATAATTCACAACCTGCCTGAGGGCCTCGCGGTCGGGACGTCCCTCGTCTACAACCTGGAGGTCGGCCTGGTAACCACCATAGCCATAGGAATCCAGGACTTCCCGGAGGGGACCGTCGTCTCGCTGCCCCTCGCAACGATACAGAAGAAGCGCCTCGGGCCGATAGCGATGGGCGTGCTGAGCGGCTTCGCTGAGATGGCGATGGTACTCCTCGGGGCTTATTTCTTCACCCTCTTTGCCTGGCTCCTGCCGTACGGCCTCGGCCTGGCCGGCGGGGCGATGCTCTACGTGACCGTGAAGGAGATGATACCAGAGATATACAGGGGAGAAAACAGCGACACGCTGATAACCCTGGGATTCTTCCTGGGCTTCTACGTGATGCTGTTCCTCGACTCAATGCTCGGCTAG
- a CDS encoding ABC transporter permease, which produces MANLKKFLIRRLLTFIPTLIGVTLIVFLIAYVIPADVARAWAGGEKASQAYMEQIKKEYHLDDPWYDQYWFLVSGLARNSIIDPRTSNYVLDDIRDRFPVTFELALVAFFFILIIGIPLGIISALKRNTWIDTVIRFFALTGVSMPVFWLGYLLIYVFFVKVHWITLAGFPAPPEHQITHIPMIDALITGDFSTFSQHLHRLWLPGFTLGFMGAGVLARFVRNSFLEAIGSDYVGFLKAKGVHKRGIYRHALKNAMVPIVTVLGLQFGGLLGGTPITETVFGLPGMGSYVIDSIRNLDFPAVVAITTIFALIYLTTNLVVDILYALIDPRVRY; this is translated from the coding sequence TTGGCGAACCTGAAGAAGTTCCTAATAAGAAGGCTCCTTACGTTTATCCCCACCCTCATCGGAGTCACCCTCATAGTCTTTCTGATCGCCTACGTCATCCCTGCGGACGTCGCCAGGGCGTGGGCCGGCGGCGAGAAGGCGAGTCAAGCATACATGGAGCAGATAAAGAAGGAGTACCACCTTGACGATCCCTGGTACGACCAGTACTGGTTCCTCGTGAGCGGACTGGCGCGGAACAGCATAATCGATCCGAGGACGTCCAACTACGTCCTTGACGATATACGGGATCGTTTCCCCGTGACGTTTGAGCTGGCGCTGGTGGCGTTCTTCTTCATCCTGATAATAGGCATTCCCCTTGGTATAATCTCGGCCCTTAAGAGAAACACGTGGATAGACACCGTCATCAGGTTCTTCGCCCTCACCGGCGTTTCAATGCCGGTCTTCTGGCTGGGCTACCTTCTCATATACGTGTTCTTCGTCAAGGTTCACTGGATAACCCTCGCAGGCTTCCCGGCCCCGCCCGAGCACCAGATAACCCACATCCCAATGATAGACGCCCTCATCACCGGGGACTTCTCGACCTTCAGCCAGCACCTCCACAGGCTCTGGCTCCCCGGCTTCACGCTGGGATTCATGGGTGCCGGCGTTCTCGCCAGGTTCGTCAGGAACAGCTTCCTTGAGGCCATAGGAAGCGACTACGTCGGATTCCTCAAGGCCAAGGGTGTCCACAAGAGGGGAATCTACCGCCACGCCCTCAAGAACGCCATGGTTCCGATAGTCACCGTCCTCGGCCTTCAGTTCGGAGGACTGCTCGGTGGAACCCCTATCACCGAGACGGTGTTCGGCCTCCCGGGAATGGGTTCCTACGTCATCGACTCGATCAGGAACCTCGACTTCCCCGCGGTCGTGGCGATAACCACGATCTTTGCACTGATATACCTCACAACCAACCTCGTCGTGGACATACTCTACGCCCTGATAGACCCGAGGGTGAGGTACTAA
- a CDS encoding ABC transporter substrate-binding protein, whose amino-acid sequence MKAKGSIALLVVFLVVFSVAASGCIGGNNGETTTIPQSTTGSPTGTQTTSSGATSGGTTTTSSQSATQTQTPAEVKPGILEMGDVYVVVTDKSVVVVGPKGASPTVEVPSDRKIIKVEYEVDTANTPDVKTLMEKGQGFGAIDPAFFRDEHVDALVVAARRQTDPTIRTELFKAIYMLGNKLAPEVILGQNKQLRVYWDWVKGRYYHPTLAERYDLLTEDQNAPSIKIGIKDYKNDPETYTIATIGWPESFDPAMTYETFGWEIWHEVGDTLVTYWKEETEEVSPDLAVAWAHNEDGTEWYFLIRGGVQAYDPWNDKTYPIDATDVAFTFLRVERLGHSVSWMVDSFMDVNNSAAITEDEFDQYLKEHPLIAEFNGKSTEVKSLDELKQFFGYSGDTAGVFKLVLPAPYAPVLGILADPFLSVVPMEYLLGDKYQEALQASDNGHNPSAWWSYLSEGKSDPTHQLMHNNPVGTGPFYIADYQKDAYIVLEYNPHYWNATANPGHRRVIYVINSDAMARINLFKTGTADAVAIPPEKMSTVKGLELQGFKSVVKTDILQPILTFLVFNTQKEPFNDPLVREAMAYAVPYDQISQVVYQGLLARNYGPIPKPWPGYTEEGITKYKYNLAKAKQLLNQAGVDPTKYKIELIYNEGNSAREKIMTLIQNVWSQLGFQVTINSYNWPTYLDKTEHGEYDVYVVGWVPDYLDSDNWVGPFLYGATEFTSVEVSVS is encoded by the coding sequence ATGAAGGCCAAAGGTTCAATAGCCCTGTTAGTGGTTTTTTTGGTGGTTTTTTCTGTTGCAGCCAGCGGCTGTATAGGCGGAAATAATGGTGAGACAACCACCATCCCGCAGAGCACCACGGGAAGTCCGACGGGAACCCAGACCACGTCTTCTGGGGCGACTTCCGGCGGCACCACCACGACATCGAGCCAGTCAGCCACTCAGACACAGACCCCTGCGGAGGTAAAACCGGGGATACTGGAGATGGGCGACGTCTACGTTGTCGTCACCGACAAGAGCGTCGTGGTCGTCGGCCCGAAGGGCGCCAGCCCGACCGTTGAGGTCCCGAGCGACAGGAAGATTATAAAGGTCGAGTACGAGGTTGACACCGCCAACACCCCGGACGTCAAGACCCTCATGGAGAAGGGTCAGGGATTCGGTGCCATCGATCCAGCCTTCTTCCGCGATGAGCACGTCGATGCCCTCGTTGTGGCCGCCAGGCGCCAGACCGACCCGACCATAAGAACCGAGCTCTTCAAGGCCATCTACATGCTCGGAAACAAGCTCGCCCCGGAGGTCATCCTCGGCCAGAACAAGCAGCTCCGTGTTTACTGGGACTGGGTTAAGGGACGCTACTACCACCCGACCCTCGCGGAGCGCTACGACCTCCTGACCGAGGACCAGAACGCCCCCTCCATCAAGATCGGTATCAAGGACTACAAGAACGACCCCGAGACCTACACCATAGCCACCATCGGCTGGCCGGAGAGCTTTGACCCGGCCATGACCTACGAGACCTTCGGATGGGAGATCTGGCACGAGGTCGGTGACACCCTCGTCACCTACTGGAAGGAGGAGACCGAGGAGGTCAGCCCGGACCTCGCCGTTGCTTGGGCCCACAACGAGGACGGTACCGAGTGGTACTTCCTCATCCGCGGCGGTGTCCAGGCCTACGATCCGTGGAACGACAAGACCTACCCGATCGACGCCACCGACGTTGCCTTCACCTTCCTCCGCGTTGAGAGGCTCGGCCACAGCGTCAGCTGGATGGTTGACAGCTTCATGGACGTTAACAACTCCGCCGCCATCACCGAGGACGAGTTCGACCAGTACCTCAAGGAGCACCCGCTCATAGCCGAGTTCAACGGCAAGAGCACCGAGGTCAAGAGCCTCGACGAGCTCAAGCAGTTCTTCGGCTACAGCGGCGACACCGCTGGAGTCTTCAAGCTCGTTCTTCCGGCTCCGTACGCCCCGGTTCTCGGAATACTCGCCGACCCGTTCCTCAGCGTCGTCCCGATGGAGTACCTCCTCGGCGACAAGTACCAGGAGGCCCTCCAGGCCAGCGACAACGGTCACAACCCCAGCGCCTGGTGGAGCTACCTGAGCGAGGGCAAGAGCGACCCGACCCACCAGCTCATGCACAACAACCCCGTCGGAACCGGACCGTTCTACATCGCCGACTACCAGAAGGACGCCTACATAGTCCTCGAGTACAACCCGCACTACTGGAACGCCACCGCCAACCCAGGCCACAGGAGGGTCATCTACGTCATCAACAGCGACGCCATGGCCAGGATCAACCTGTTCAAGACCGGCACCGCCGACGCCGTTGCCATACCGCCCGAGAAGATGAGCACGGTTAAGGGCCTCGAGCTCCAGGGCTTCAAGTCCGTCGTTAAGACCGACATCCTCCAGCCGATACTGACCTTCCTCGTCTTCAACACCCAGAAGGAGCCCTTCAACGACCCGCTCGTCAGGGAGGCCATGGCCTACGCCGTCCCGTACGACCAGATCTCCCAGGTCGTTTACCAGGGACTTCTCGCCAGGAACTACGGTCCGATACCGAAGCCGTGGCCGGGCTACACCGAGGAAGGCATAACCAAGTACAAGTACAACCTCGCCAAGGCCAAACAGCTTCTCAACCAGGCGGGCGTCGACCCGACCAAGTACAAGATTGAGCTCATCTACAACGAGGGCAACAGCGCCCGTGAGAAGATTATGACCCTAATTCAGAACGTCTGGAGCCAGCTCGGCTTCCAGGTCACCATCAACAGCTACAACTGGCCGACCTACCTTGACAAGACCGAGCACGGCGAGTACGACGTCTACGTCGTCGGTTGGGTCCCGGACTACCTCGACTCCGACAACTGGGTTGGCCCGTTCCTCTACGGTGCCACCGAGTTCACGAGCGTCGAGGTAAGCGTTAGCTGA
- a CDS encoding ABC transporter ATP-binding protein, translating to MPEPILEVRDLTVHFYTYAGIVKAIERVSFDVYRGETFALVGETGCGKSVTSRALTQLIESPGKIVEGSVIYHREDGSTVDLLKLSPEEIRDIRGKEIAYIFQDPHASLDPLYTVGYQIAEGMVVHNTVRDWKEGFKKAVDILRRVLIPDPENRVKNYPHEMSGGMKQRVVIGTGVANNPKILIADEPTTALDVTVQAQILELMNKLKREYNTTVILITHNMGVVAEMADRVAVMYAGKIVEVGSVDQIFKNPLHPYTQGLLRAVPNPLAKIERLETIPGTVPNLIEPPGGCRFHPRCPRVMGVCKDKVPELKEIEPGHFVACHLY from the coding sequence ATGCCTGAGCCCATCCTTGAGGTTCGCGACCTGACCGTCCACTTTTACACCTACGCTGGAATAGTCAAGGCCATCGAAAGGGTCTCCTTCGACGTTTACCGCGGCGAGACCTTCGCGCTCGTCGGTGAAACCGGCTGTGGAAAGAGCGTCACCTCGCGCGCCCTCACCCAGCTCATCGAGAGCCCCGGAAAGATAGTGGAGGGCAGCGTAATCTACCACAGGGAGGACGGTTCGACCGTTGATCTCCTCAAGCTGAGCCCCGAGGAGATAAGGGACATAAGGGGCAAGGAGATAGCCTACATCTTCCAGGACCCCCACGCCTCCCTCGACCCCCTCTACACGGTGGGGTATCAGATAGCCGAGGGAATGGTGGTTCACAACACGGTCAGGGACTGGAAGGAGGGCTTTAAGAAGGCCGTCGATATTCTCCGCCGCGTCCTCATCCCCGACCCGGAGAACAGGGTAAAGAACTACCCCCACGAGATGAGCGGAGGAATGAAACAGCGTGTCGTCATCGGAACTGGCGTCGCCAACAACCCCAAGATACTCATCGCTGACGAGCCAACGACCGCCCTCGACGTCACGGTCCAGGCCCAGATACTCGAGCTGATGAACAAACTCAAGCGCGAGTACAACACCACCGTGATACTCATCACCCACAACATGGGTGTCGTCGCGGAGATGGCCGACCGCGTTGCCGTCATGTACGCGGGTAAAATAGTTGAGGTGGGCTCCGTTGACCAGATATTCAAGAACCCGCTCCATCCGTACACGCAGGGTCTTCTCAGGGCAGTTCCCAACCCGCTGGCGAAGATAGAGCGGCTCGAGACCATCCCTGGAACGGTTCCCAACCTGATAGAGCCGCCCGGGGGATGCCGCTTCCACCCGAGGTGCCCGAGGGTTATGGGCGTCTGCAAGGATAAGGTCCCCGAGCTGAAGGAGATAGAGCCCGGTCACTTCGTGGCGTGCCACCTTTACTGA
- a CDS encoding Lrp/AsnC family transcriptional regulator: MVRSYVLLTVEIGKVESVIEALKQIPGVTKADAVTGPYDAIVHIQAKDLGELTRKILHDIHNIDGVIDTTTAIVVEMEEEE; encoded by the coding sequence ATGGTTAGGTCGTACGTTTTACTGACCGTTGAGATTGGAAAAGTTGAGAGCGTCATAGAGGCGCTCAAACAGATTCCGGGCGTTACCAAGGCCGACGCCGTCACCGGCCCCTACGACGCCATAGTCCACATCCAGGCGAAGGACCTCGGCGAGCTCACCAGGAAGATACTCCACGACATACACAACATCGACGGCGTTATAGACACCACTACCGCCATAGTCGTAGAAATGGAAGAAGAGGAGTGA
- a CDS encoding signal recognition particle protein Srp19: MRKFVVWPSELDARLSRRYGRAVGREFAVDRPKVQEIADAALALGMKVIELDEEKLNPRLAALDDEYRLRGMLRIESKHPKGKSLRMLGQKIREIRKTQARSQGKKKRKSGKKKR; the protein is encoded by the coding sequence ATGAGAAAGTTCGTGGTGTGGCCCAGCGAGCTCGACGCAAGGCTCAGCAGGCGCTACGGAAGGGCCGTGGGCAGGGAGTTCGCCGTCGACAGGCCGAAGGTGCAGGAGATAGCCGATGCCGCGCTGGCCCTTGGGATGAAGGTGATAGAGCTCGATGAGGAGAAGCTCAACCCTCGGCTGGCCGCTCTCGACGACGAGTACAGGCTCAGGGGAATGCTCCGGATTGAGAGCAAGCATCCGAAGGGTAAGTCCCTGAGGATGCTCGGGCAGAAAATCCGGGAAATCAGAAAGACCCAGGCCAGGTCCCAGGGCAAGAAGAAACGCAAATCCGGGAAGAAAAAGAGGTGA
- a CDS encoding dephospho-CoA kinase: protein MIIIVTGMPGSGKSRIVKEFERRGFPSVSMGDVVREETVKRGLELTKENVAKVSIRLRQELGQNAVAKLTVEKVRRLLEGSRVVVIDGVRSLDEVGTFRSAFPTEEIIILAVHTPPHMRFDRLKARGRHDDPRTWEDFEERDWKELKFGIGNVIAMADHMIVNDCSREEYEERVRELVDRILAEH, encoded by the coding sequence ATGATAATCATCGTGACCGGAATGCCTGGTTCGGGAAAGAGCAGGATCGTCAAGGAATTCGAGAGGAGGGGCTTTCCGAGCGTTTCTATGGGGGACGTCGTGAGGGAGGAGACCGTAAAGCGCGGTCTGGAGCTGACCAAGGAGAACGTTGCCAAGGTGAGCATCCGCCTGAGGCAGGAGCTTGGTCAGAACGCCGTTGCAAAGCTGACGGTGGAAAAGGTGAGGCGCCTCCTTGAGGGCAGCAGGGTCGTTGTTATAGACGGCGTCCGCTCCCTCGACGAGGTTGGAACCTTCAGGAGCGCTTTTCCGACGGAGGAGATAATAATACTCGCCGTTCACACACCACCTCACATGCGCTTCGACAGGCTCAAAGCCCGCGGAAGGCACGACGATCCGAGAACGTGGGAGGACTTCGAGGAGCGCGACTGGAAGGAGCTGAAGTTCGGCATAGGGAACGTCATCGCGATGGCCGACCACATGATAGTGAACGACTGCAGCAGGGAAGAGTACGAGGAGAGGGTGAGGGAGCTCGTTGACCGGATTCTAGCCGAGCATTGA
- a CDS encoding ATP-dependent DNA helicase produces MRVDELPVDERIKRIIRERGIEELYPPQAEALMSGVLEGKNLVLAIPTASGKTLVSEIVMVNKLLREGGKAVYLVPLKALAEEKYREFKEWEVLGLRVAATTGDYDSTDEWLGRYDVIIATAEKFDSLLRHGSNWIEDVKLVVADEVHLIGSYDRGATLEMILSHMLGKAQILALSATVGNAEELAEWLDAALVMSDWRPVQLRKGVFHIGQLFWEDGKIDRYPENWESLAIDAVKRGKQALVFVNTRRSAEKEALSLSSKIARLLTKPETRQLDELVSSIEDNPTTEKLKRALRGGVAFHHAGLSRTERTLIEDAFRSKLIKVIVATPTLAAGVNTPAFRVIIRDTKRYAGFGWTDIPVLEIQQMMGRAGRPKYDKVGEAIIVARTEEPRKLMERYIHGKPEKLFSMLANEQAFRSQILALVTNFGIGNFRELVSFLERTFYAHQRRDIASLEYKAKNIVYFLIENGFIDMDMNDRFMPLPFGKRTSQLYIDPFTAKKFKDAFPKLENNPNPFGIFQLMASTPDMATLNARRREMEDYLDLAYEMEDKLYTNIPYYEDSRFQGFLGQIKTAKVLLDWINEVPETRIYETYNIDPGDLYRILELADWLMYSLIELYRLFEPKEDVLDYLRDLHLRLRHGVREELLELVRLPNIGRKRARALYNAGFRSQEDIMRAKVRDLLEVEGIGMKVVEGLFRHFGVEMPKGAKKGSKKSEKARKGTLDAFLK; encoded by the coding sequence ATGAGGGTTGATGAGCTTCCAGTGGACGAGAGGATAAAGAGGATAATCCGTGAGAGGGGAATAGAGGAACTGTACCCGCCGCAGGCGGAGGCCCTGATGAGCGGCGTCCTGGAGGGAAAAAACCTCGTGCTGGCAATCCCCACGGCGAGCGGGAAGACCCTCGTGAGCGAGATAGTCATGGTCAACAAGCTTCTCCGGGAGGGGGGCAAGGCGGTCTATCTCGTCCCCCTGAAGGCTCTGGCAGAGGAGAAGTACCGTGAGTTCAAGGAATGGGAGGTTCTGGGTCTCCGCGTGGCCGCAACGACCGGTGACTACGACTCCACCGATGAGTGGCTCGGGCGTTATGATGTAATCATCGCCACCGCCGAGAAGTTCGACTCTCTCCTGAGGCACGGCTCCAACTGGATTGAGGACGTCAAACTTGTCGTGGCGGACGAGGTCCACCTCATAGGCTCCTACGACAGGGGGGCCACGCTCGAGATGATACTGAGCCACATGCTCGGAAAGGCCCAGATTCTTGCCCTGAGCGCCACCGTTGGAAACGCCGAGGAGCTCGCCGAGTGGCTCGATGCCGCGCTGGTTATGAGCGACTGGCGCCCTGTTCAGCTCCGGAAGGGGGTATTCCACATCGGCCAGCTCTTCTGGGAGGACGGCAAAATAGACCGCTACCCCGAGAACTGGGAGAGTCTGGCAATTGACGCTGTTAAGAGGGGTAAGCAGGCGCTGGTGTTCGTCAACACCCGCCGCTCGGCGGAAAAGGAGGCCCTCTCGCTCTCCTCCAAGATAGCCCGCCTTCTCACGAAGCCGGAGACCAGGCAGCTGGACGAGCTGGTTTCGTCCATCGAGGACAACCCGACGACGGAGAAGCTCAAGAGGGCGCTGCGGGGCGGTGTTGCCTTCCACCACGCGGGCCTGAGCAGAACCGAGAGAACCTTGATAGAGGACGCATTTCGCTCTAAACTGATAAAGGTAATCGTGGCCACCCCCACCCTAGCCGCCGGCGTCAATACGCCCGCATTCCGCGTTATAATCAGAGACACCAAGCGCTACGCCGGCTTCGGCTGGACGGACATACCTGTCCTCGAGATACAGCAGATGATGGGGCGCGCCGGAAGGCCAAAGTACGACAAAGTTGGAGAGGCGATAATCGTCGCAAGGACCGAGGAGCCGAGAAAGCTGATGGAGAGATACATCCACGGAAAGCCCGAGAAGCTCTTCTCGATGCTCGCCAACGAGCAGGCTTTCAGGAGCCAGATTCTGGCGCTCGTGACCAACTTCGGGATAGGCAACTTCCGTGAGCTGGTTTCTTTCCTTGAGAGGACTTTCTACGCCCACCAGCGCAGGGATATAGCCTCGCTTGAGTACAAGGCCAAAAACATCGTCTACTTCCTCATCGAAAACGGGTTCATCGACATGGACATGAACGACCGCTTCATGCCCCTGCCCTTTGGAAAACGCACCTCCCAGCTCTACATAGACCCCTTCACGGCGAAGAAATTCAAGGACGCCTTTCCGAAGCTTGAGAACAACCCAAATCCCTTCGGAATCTTCCAGCTGATGGCCTCGACGCCGGACATGGCCACGCTGAACGCCCGGAGACGGGAGATGGAGGACTACCTCGACCTGGCCTATGAGATGGAGGACAAGCTTTACACGAACATCCCCTACTACGAGGACTCGCGCTTCCAGGGCTTTTTGGGGCAGATAAAAACGGCAAAGGTGCTCCTCGACTGGATAAACGAGGTTCCGGAGACGAGGATTTACGAGACATACAACATAGACCCTGGAGACCTCTACAGGATTCTGGAGCTCGCGGACTGGCTCATGTACTCCCTCATCGAGCTGTACAGGCTTTTTGAGCCAAAGGAAGACGTGCTGGACTACCTGAGAGACCTGCACCTCAGGCTGAGGCATGGAGTCAGAGAGGAACTTCTTGAGCTGGTCAGGCTCCCCAACATCGGAAGGAAGAGGGCGAGGGCGCTCTACAACGCCGGCTTCAGGAGCCAGGAGGACATAATGCGCGCCAAGGTGAGGGACCTCCTGGAGGTTGAGGGCATCGGAATGAAGGTGGTTGAAGGTTTGTTCCGTCACTTCGGCGTGGAAATGCCGAAGGGTGCTAAAAAGGGCTCCAAAAAGTCAGAAAAAGCGCGGAAGGGAACCCTCGATGCTTTCCTGAAGTAG
- a CDS encoding ABC transporter ATP-binding protein: MSEPILEVKNLKKYFPIRGLFRTEGYVKAVDDVSFRINRGETFGLVGESGCGKTTTGRTILRLIEPTSGQIIFRGKDVTKLKGEEMKWFRRKAQIMFQDPYSSLNPRQTVFEVIMEPVRFHKIPVDDPEEFVIKLLESVGLNEMHLYRYPHEFSGGQRQRIALARLLALRPEFIVLDEPTSALDVSVQANILNTLKDLQREFGFTYLFISHDLGVVKYMSHRMGVMYLGKLVEVGPAEEIFENPLHPYTKFLLSAIPVPDPELSRELKAKRMKVEGEPPSPINPPQGCRFHPRCPFAKAGLCDKKEPPLVEVEKGHYVACWLYGKA; this comes from the coding sequence ATGAGCGAGCCGATACTCGAAGTTAAAAACCTCAAGAAGTATTTCCCCATCAGGGGCCTTTTCAGAACCGAGGGCTACGTTAAGGCCGTTGACGACGTCAGCTTCAGGATAAACCGGGGTGAAACCTTCGGTCTCGTCGGAGAGAGCGGATGCGGAAAAACAACCACCGGAAGGACCATTCTCCGCCTCATCGAACCCACCAGCGGTCAAATCATCTTTCGGGGCAAGGACGTCACGAAGCTCAAGGGCGAGGAAATGAAGTGGTTCAGGCGGAAGGCCCAGATCATGTTCCAGGACCCCTACTCCTCACTCAACCCCAGGCAGACGGTCTTCGAGGTCATCATGGAGCCCGTCCGCTTCCACAAGATACCCGTTGACGACCCCGAGGAGTTCGTGATAAAGCTCCTGGAGAGCGTTGGCCTCAACGAGATGCACCTTTACCGCTATCCCCATGAGTTCAGCGGCGGCCAGAGGCAGAGAATAGCCCTCGCCAGACTGCTGGCCCTCAGGCCGGAGTTCATAGTCCTCGACGAGCCCACCTCCGCCCTTGACGTTTCGGTTCAGGCCAACATCCTCAACACCCTCAAGGACCTTCAGAGGGAGTTCGGCTTCACGTACCTGTTCATCAGCCACGACCTCGGTGTCGTCAAGTACATGAGCCACAGGATGGGCGTTATGTACCTCGGAAAGCTAGTCGAGGTCGGGCCGGCGGAAGAGATCTTCGAAAACCCCCTCCACCCGTACACCAAGTTTCTGCTGTCCGCCATACCAGTTCCCGACCCGGAGCTGTCGAGGGAGCTCAAGGCAAAGCGCATGAAGGTAGAAGGAGAGCCGCCGAGCCCGATAAACCCGCCTCAGGGATGCCGCTTCCACCCGAGATGTCCGTTTGCCAAGGCGGGACTCTGCGACAAGAAAGAGCCCCCGCTGGTGGAGGTCGAGAAGGGCCACTACGTCGCCTGCTGGCTCTACGGAAAGGCATGA